gcgccgaagaagaagaagaagaacaaggGGACGAGCAaggtggtcggcgagtcgtcgcagccggCTGTTGACAACACCACCGcacggaggaagtggacggacgATGAGAACGTCGCCCTGTCCAAGGCGTGAGTGTCGGTTTGCGACGATCCCCtagttgcgaacaaccagaggatcgtcaacatgtgggctaaGATTAGAGCAGCCTACAAGAGGAACTGCCCGCATGGAAAGGACCTCACCGaggaggagtgccggaaggCTTGGGAACGCATCAGGGCCGCAGTTGGCCGATTTTCGGATTtatacgccaacgccctccgcatGCAGACTAGTGGGCAGACTAAGGAGGACTGCcggaggatagcggagagtCTGTTCCCCAAGCCGGGGATTTATAAGGAATTCACCTACTGGAACTGCTATCTGGtgctgaaggactccgagaagttccgggctGGGGTCGAagctgggtggccgaagaagcagaagctgaactattccggcgattacagcagcagcaacgacggttcccacgacctcccccccggatgctgaggagtttccgtCCCCTCTATCATTTGCTCGCCGCACTCGCTTGGTTGGCCAAAAGCGGGTGCAACGGGCAGCGAGGGGATcctcccccctatcgccccaaGAGGTCCAGTCGGCAACCCCCCCACCCGCGCTCACCTTCTTCTCGCGTCAAAAAACGCGGGAgcagatgtacaaggtcttccaagattggaAGGCCGCAATTGACCCCATGGAGAAGAGAtttcttcactcgatgctcgagagcatgcgggtCGATTTGGATGCAGCGAGGGCACAGTTGGGGGGCTCAAACGCCGGCTCAGATGCCACAGATGTGGAGGtcccgggtggcggcggcaACGGCGGCGACGGtgacgaggagtagagagagGCGGGGCTCGTGTATGGAAgccaagttttttttattatgtaatttttttttaatcaatgtaccttttttttatttaaatgaaattaatgaattttcccgtatatgtctcgtaaatgtTAATTCTGTAAtttgtcataaatttaattccgtaaattgaattatttttattgcggctagtCTGTGGCTAGCCTTAGGCTAGTCTATTTGCTTAAAATggtgatgtggcaggtggaattttagtgctgaCGACgtgacagagagagagagtggctagcctgtggctagcctatctccattggagatgctctaatacaaaaaggaatacaagtcacttatcttgggacggagggagtatattactccatccgtccgccattacTTGTCActagttttattattagtcCCTCCGCCTATATTTGTCAtatttactacttttggtaatgTACTCCACATTCCATTTACTcatttttactcacattttatttaaaaactaatGTATATAAGAGTAAGGCCTACATTCCACTCAATTTTTAAACTCATTTTCTAAttacatttctttaaatttacatcAAATCAACTTGGGCCAAGCATCGGCGGAAAAGGGAGTATTCACTATAATATAATTGCGAACATATcctaaatttatgaattttatcaactaatttttttaaatcgtaCAAAAgaccaaaatttgaaaaataaaattgatgggATCTTGTCAAGTTgtgattttaataatttgaggAGTATATGGgtcataattttataacccaattaaaatatgaagCTGACATAGCACAGTTGAAATTCTAATTAGAGGTAGAcaagtacatatatatatatatatagagcaTGCATGTCATCAACCACCAGAAACACCACATATCAAAATAGAGTAATTCAATTTCCATTAGAGCAAAAAAAAGATGTTGGCTATTTCTCCACAATTTTGTTCATATGCCATGATGGGttatgaagaagaaaatttaagCTACTTTtgtggagagagaagagataCCTCAGATCTTCCAATCgatgattttattataaatggagATGATGGTGATAAGAAGGTGAAGAAACTCAACCATAATGCAAGCGAGCGTGATCGTCGCAAGAAAATGAACACTTTGTATGCCAATCTTcgttctcttcttcctcctcaaGATCACTCTGTAAGACCTCGATTTCTTCGGTTGCTATGATTACTcgtgatttaagaaaatgactaattatttatctctttttcagttatcttttcttaaaatttagtCAATGACAAAGTATTTAGGTCCgtctttaaaatattactacaacaacaaaaagaaatcgttaatgatattttttaatactattaaggacgctaatttgtgtttctaaatataccaCCAACGCTTCAAAAAGCGTTCTTATTATTGGTGTCTCGACTAAAATTTGAAGACGtaattgaatctaaacaaataaaaaaattaatttaatttgcatattttatgaacagttttttttagttgttatttttaaaaacttttcaacaaaaatgaccacgtctcaatttttatgtctttgaaagataatttttttttagtgtatcaagattaattgtttttcatgatcctaataattttttttagtgtatcaagattaattgtttttcatgATCCTAATAACTAGCAGGAGTTATCTTGTCTAACGAGCCGAACACAAAACGTTGTTGCAGAAAAAGTTGAGCATTCCAGCCACAATTTCAAGAGTGCTGAATTACATAACTGAGCTTCAGGCAGAAGTGGAGAGACTGAAACACAAGAAGGAGAGATTCATCTCCAAAATTTCAGACAAGAATCACATAAACTTAAAGAAACCAAGCTCCAATTCAGCAGCTTCAGCAACTCCAATCAACGACGTCGAAGTCGTGATTCAGATTTGCATTCCCAAGGCAGAAAAGGGTTCATTTTCTGAAGCAATCTCCAGATTGGAAGAAGAAGGTTTTCTCATGGTCAATGCTTCATGTTTCCAATCATTTCAATCTAGGCTTTTCTATAATCTCCATTTTCAGGTAAGAATAATAAGTAAtcgtttatttattattattattattattattataattattattattattattattagtttaaatGATGAACTttgggagtagttttttttttttattattgatttggGTTCTGGTTTTTAATTAACAGGCACGAGAAGGTCAAGTGATAGATGCTGAaaagttgaaggagaaattgtGGCCTTTGATCTAGAAGATTTTGTATGTTCGTGTCGTATTTTAAGCTTGTGTAGTGGAGGCTATATGGTGGAGATTAGTTAAAAAGAAGTGTATACTAACTTTCATGAAGTTGTGGAATCCcactatatattttgaattagatAATTTTTCTAGGTATGCGCATAAATTGAGCACTTGACGaaattaataacttaattataatctaGTTAATCAAactctattaattaatttaatattaaaattcataaatatttttttaaaaaataaaaactgattactatacattaaaaaagtttacttagaataaaaattaaaaagaaaatttttgcTTTCCACATTGTCACAAAATTACTTTATACTcctaatatattactccctttgtaaaattatgaattaaacaACAACAAAGAGCATTGTTGATCATGCGACGAGACATTCATTATAAGCTATTTGAAGCAAGAAAATGCTAAACAAAAAGCCCAGAAAGCTCACATCTCAATAGCATCCTTGTTAAGGATGAAGTTCCTTAACTCGGATAATTCGCGTCAAATGTCGTGGGAATTGTTGCCCGACGATCACTCCGGCATCAAATTTAGGGATAAACGGTAGTCGTGGGAACTTTGCCCGTCGATCAAACCAAACAAAGAGTGAAA
The nucleotide sequence above comes from Salvia hispanica cultivar TCC Black 2014 chromosome 5, UniMelb_Shisp_WGS_1.0, whole genome shotgun sequence. Encoded proteins:
- the LOC125186006 gene encoding transcription factor ORG2-like translates to MLAISPQFCSYAMMGYEEENLSYFCGERRDTSDLPIDDFIINGDDGDKKVKKLNHNASERDRRKKMNTLYANLRSLLPPQDHSKKLSIPATISRVLNYITELQAEVERLKHKKERFISKISDKNHINLKKPSSNSAASATPINDVEVVIQICIPKAEKGSFSEAISRLEEEGFLMVNASCFQSFQSRLFYNLHFQAREGQVIDAEKLKEKLWPLI